A region of uncultured Anaeromusa sp. DNA encodes the following proteins:
- a CDS encoding NADH-quinone oxidoreductase subunit M produces the protein MVSFPLLTLILLTPVWGILVLLCMPREADRMIKMVSAASMTVAFGLTVYAYWAYDVVQGGMQFQETVPWIAELGVTYALGIDGISLPLLLLTVLVGLSTVFVSWNEKERPKEFFIQLLLLIVGAIGVFISRDLFIFLLFYELGIVPTYIMVVVWGSVKRVSKEHAAMKMTIYLLLGSAFMLAGVLALYLNAYPEGLRTFSMESLAQAHVLGNLSEDVQIVSFFLLLLGFGSTLAMWPFYSWAPDGYAAAPSGVSMLHAGVLKKVGGYGLIRLGLLTLPLGVKFWAPVIALVAIINILYAAMVALAEKDLKYIIGYSSISHMGYILIGFAALNVISIDGAVANMFAHGVMCALFFAMIGLVQERTNTRLVSELGGLAHQMPRVAVGFMLAGMSSLGLPGLAGFIPEFTIFVGAFKEYPVSTFLAVSGIVFTALYILRLLANVLFGPRRAEFDGCKDASGVELVPLVLLGAALVIFGIFPQMLMGVVNSGLEPAAALLLKLHALQGGLL, from the coding sequence ATGGTGAGTTTTCCGTTATTAACGCTGATTTTGTTGACGCCTGTCTGGGGAATTTTGGTGCTCCTTTGCATGCCAAGGGAAGCGGACCGTATGATCAAGATGGTTTCAGCTGCATCCATGACGGTGGCGTTTGGCCTGACTGTGTATGCTTACTGGGCGTATGATGTCGTGCAAGGGGGCATGCAGTTTCAGGAAACGGTGCCCTGGATTGCTGAATTAGGTGTAACCTATGCGTTGGGCATAGACGGCATTTCCTTGCCGCTGTTGCTTTTGACCGTCTTGGTCGGACTTTCGACGGTCTTTGTATCTTGGAATGAAAAAGAACGGCCCAAAGAGTTTTTCATTCAGCTTCTTTTATTGATTGTAGGCGCTATTGGCGTTTTCATTTCACGGGACTTGTTTATCTTCCTGCTGTTTTACGAATTAGGCATTGTGCCGACGTATATTATGGTAGTGGTCTGGGGCTCGGTAAAGCGTGTTTCTAAAGAGCATGCAGCTATGAAAATGACCATTTACCTGCTTTTGGGCTCGGCGTTTATGCTGGCTGGGGTGCTGGCACTGTACTTGAACGCGTACCCGGAGGGGCTGCGGACGTTCAGTATGGAATCCTTAGCGCAAGCGCACGTTCTAGGGAATTTGTCCGAAGACGTGCAGATTGTTTCTTTTTTCCTCTTGCTTTTGGGTTTTGGCTCTACCTTAGCCATGTGGCCGTTTTACAGCTGGGCGCCGGACGGGTATGCTGCCGCGCCAAGCGGCGTGTCGATGCTGCACGCGGGAGTCTTGAAAAAAGTTGGCGGCTATGGCTTGATTCGTTTGGGATTGCTGACACTGCCTCTGGGCGTTAAGTTTTGGGCCCCTGTGATTGCCTTGGTGGCGATTATCAATATTCTCTACGCGGCTATGGTAGCCTTGGCGGAAAAAGACTTGAAATATATTATCGGCTATTCGTCCATTTCTCATATGGGCTATATTCTCATCGGCTTTGCAGCTCTGAATGTGATCAGCATTGACGGTGCGGTGGCCAATATGTTTGCGCATGGCGTCATGTGCGCCTTGTTCTTTGCGATGATTGGCTTGGTGCAAGAGCGCACCAATACGCGGTTGGTTTCCGAGCTTGGCGGCTTGGCGCATCAAATGCCTCGCGTGGCGGTGGGCTTTATGCTGGCAGGTATGAGTTCTCTGGGCTTGCCGGGTTTGGCGGGCTTTATTCCAGAGTTCACTATTTTTGTCGGTGCTTTTAAAGAATACCCAGTTTCTACATTCTTGGCTGTTTCCGGTATTGTTTTCACGGCGCTGTATATCCTGCGGCTGTTGGCCAATGTGTTGTTCGGGCCGCGGCGCGCGGAATTTGACGGCTGCAAGGATGCTTCCGGCGTTGAACTGGTGCCGTTGGTCTTGCTGGGCGCTGCTCTTGTTATTTTCGGCATCTTCCCGCAAATGCTCATGGGCGTAGTGAATAGTGGCCTGGAGCCGGCGGCAGCGCTGCTCCTGAAACTGCATGCGCTGCAGGGAGGGTTGTTGTAA
- the nuoL gene encoding NADH-quinone oxidoreductase subunit L, which yields MLFIQYALHHAWLIPLLPAVAFVVVGFFLRRLPAVAATVSLFLNGLSLLLALGVAGGVISRGISVDQPLLQKISWLSLPGLSVDMGVYIDPISAMMLVVVTLVSFLVQLYSIGYMHGEEGFGRFFAYLSLFAASMLGLVLAVNFVQMFVFWELVGLCSYLLIGYYFHKISAREAAKKAFITTRIGDFGLLMGILFLQILFGTLDFQQLGLAVPAYVAQNGTVLLTGVALLIFMGPVGKSGQFPLHVWLPDAMEGPTPVSALIHAATMVVAGVYLVARSFFLFNLLPSVMDAVAWTGAFTAIFAASIAFTQRDIKRILAYSTVSQLGYMMLALGVGSLTASMFHLMTHAFFKALMFLAAGAVLHGLPNRNDIFEMGGLRHKMPVTFAAMTIGVLAISGIPPFAGFFSKDEILLAAFDVSLPLFAVALITSCMTSFYMARLLIVVFCGPEKSGNHPHEAPLSMRIPLFVLGALAVVGGYAGYAGHFGEWVRFGAASHAGIHWGIAGASTLLALAAFGIAWKIYGSGSKKPAERLTWRFRNVYNLSFNKYYLDEWYQWFNESYLGEFARNMHWMERNIIDSVINGIAAVPLFMGDRLRKMQTGSLQRYGVVMFCAALLIVFSLLVLNPLLKGVWFGGAC from the coding sequence ATGTTGTTTATTCAATATGCGTTGCATCATGCCTGGCTGATACCGTTGCTGCCGGCCGTCGCTTTTGTGGTTGTCGGCTTTTTCTTGCGTCGCCTGCCAGCGGTGGCTGCAACGGTATCGCTTTTTCTAAACGGTCTGAGTCTTTTGCTGGCGCTGGGGGTTGCTGGTGGCGTAATAAGCCGGGGGATTAGCGTGGATCAGCCTCTGCTTCAAAAAATATCTTGGCTTTCGTTGCCGGGACTTTCAGTGGATATGGGGGTCTACATTGATCCGATTTCCGCCATGATGCTGGTGGTAGTGACTCTAGTATCATTTTTGGTGCAGCTGTATTCTATCGGCTATATGCATGGCGAAGAGGGCTTTGGACGTTTTTTTGCGTATTTGTCGCTGTTTGCCGCTTCCATGCTGGGGCTGGTATTGGCAGTGAATTTTGTGCAGATGTTTGTTTTCTGGGAATTGGTTGGTCTTTGTTCGTACTTGCTGATAGGGTACTATTTCCATAAGATTTCCGCTAGAGAAGCGGCCAAGAAGGCATTCATTACAACCCGAATTGGCGACTTTGGTCTTTTAATGGGCATTTTGTTTTTGCAAATTCTTTTTGGCACCCTCGATTTTCAACAGTTGGGTTTGGCGGTGCCGGCCTATGTAGCGCAAAATGGTACGGTGTTGTTGACCGGGGTGGCACTTTTAATCTTCATGGGACCTGTCGGCAAATCAGGTCAATTTCCACTACATGTATGGCTGCCGGACGCCATGGAAGGTCCTACACCGGTATCGGCTTTGATTCACGCAGCTACCATGGTGGTAGCAGGTGTATATTTGGTAGCCAGGTCGTTTTTCTTGTTTAATCTACTGCCGTCGGTGATGGACGCTGTCGCTTGGACCGGTGCTTTTACGGCGATTTTTGCCGCGAGTATCGCTTTTACGCAACGCGACATTAAACGCATTTTGGCATACTCTACGGTCAGTCAGCTTGGCTATATGATGCTGGCTCTCGGTGTGGGCAGCCTGACGGCCTCTATGTTTCATCTGATGACGCATGCTTTCTTTAAGGCCTTGATGTTCTTGGCGGCCGGTGCGGTATTGCACGGCTTGCCGAATCGAAATGATATTTTTGAGATGGGCGGTTTACGGCACAAGATGCCGGTTACCTTTGCGGCTATGACCATCGGCGTGCTGGCCATTTCGGGCATTCCGCCTTTTGCGGGTTTCTTTTCTAAGGACGAGATCCTCTTGGCGGCGTTTGACGTCAGCTTGCCGCTCTTTGCGGTAGCGCTCATTACGTCCTGTATGACATCTTTCTACATGGCTAGACTGCTTATTGTCGTCTTCTGCGGTCCGGAGAAAAGCGGCAACCATCCGCACGAAGCTCCTCTTTCCATGCGCATTCCTTTATTTGTGCTTGGCGCGTTGGCGGTTGTAGGCGGTTATGCAGGTTATGCCGGACATTTTGGCGAGTGGGTGCGTTTTGGTGCGGCTTCCCATGCTGGAATTCACTGGGGCATTGCTGGTGCATCCACGCTGTTGGCGCTGGCGGCCTTTGGCATTGCTTGGAAAATTTACGGCAGCGGTTCCAAGAAACCGGCCGAACGGCTGACTTGGCGCTTTCGGAATGTCTATAACCTCAGTTTTAACAAGTACTATCTGGATGAATGGTATCAATGGTTCAATGAGTCCTATTTAGGAGAATTTGCCCGCAACATGCATTGGATGGAGCGCAATATCATTGACTCGGTTATCAACGGTATCGCTGCGGTGCCGCTCTTTATGGGAGATCGGCTGCGCAAGATGCAGACCGGCAGTTTACAGCGTTACGGCGTTGTTATGTTTTGCGCGGCACTTTTGATCGTTTTCAGTTTATTGGTCTTGAATCCCTTGCTAAAAGGCGTCTGGTTTGGAGGTGCGTGTTAA
- a CDS encoding NADH-quinone oxidoreductase subunit N produces the protein MNIALLASEISVVVLALFLLVFDLLLPKQETRRSLGYLAVCGVTAILVYTATRYGDAASVYHGFFVVDNFALFFKQLFLAATLLTILFSFDYVEKMTRSGGEFYALLLFALLGMMVMASASDLLTLFVGLELMTIVFYALVGFDLKNRRSSEAGIKYMILGSAASAILLYGMSWVYGFTGTLMLKEIAQNAAATPAMMLGMGLMLAGLCFKLSIVPFHMWAPDVYEGAPVSITAMLAMGSKAAAFAVLLRIFITAFGSLQAYWVTVVAALAALSMVVGIVIAMWQTNVKRMLAYSSVAQAGYILSGLLAADVAGIKGMLFYVVLYMFANVGAFAVVTAVSNETGSDERSAFQGLSQRSPLLALVMTLSLMSMAGLPPMAGFVGKLYLFMAITEQGFFWLAVLGFVMSMISVYYYMLVVKAMYSPAAEPAEAAPLYFSGTLRLAVVLSLFGTIFLGVYPGPLSQLAAAAAKVLW, from the coding sequence ATGAATATCGCATTATTGGCTAGTGAGATTTCCGTAGTTGTCCTTGCCTTATTCCTTTTGGTGTTTGATTTGCTGCTTCCCAAGCAGGAAACGCGCCGTAGTCTGGGCTATCTGGCAGTGTGTGGCGTGACGGCTATCCTTGTTTATACCGCCACCCGCTATGGAGACGCTGCCAGCGTCTATCACGGCTTTTTCGTGGTAGATAACTTTGCGCTCTTCTTTAAGCAGTTGTTTTTGGCGGCGACCTTGCTGACGATTCTTTTTTCCTTTGACTATGTGGAAAAAATGACGCGCAGCGGCGGGGAATTTTATGCGCTATTGCTCTTTGCTTTGCTGGGTATGATGGTGATGGCGTCGGCGAGCGACTTGTTGACACTTTTTGTGGGACTGGAATTAATGACCATCGTCTTTTACGCGCTTGTCGGCTTTGATCTTAAAAACCGGCGTTCCAGCGAAGCCGGCATCAAGTATATGATTCTTGGTTCCGCTGCCAGCGCGATCTTGCTGTACGGCATGAGCTGGGTGTATGGTTTTACCGGGACGCTGATGCTTAAAGAGATCGCTCAGAATGCAGCAGCCACTCCGGCTATGATGTTGGGCATGGGGCTGATGCTGGCGGGACTTTGTTTTAAACTTTCGATTGTTCCTTTCCATATGTGGGCGCCTGATGTATATGAAGGCGCACCTGTGTCGATTACGGCTATGCTGGCCATGGGCTCTAAGGCAGCCGCTTTTGCAGTGCTGCTGCGGATTTTCATCACGGCCTTCGGTTCCTTGCAGGCTTACTGGGTAACCGTAGTGGCAGCGTTGGCGGCTCTCAGCATGGTTGTCGGTATTGTGATCGCAATGTGGCAAACTAATGTCAAGCGTATGTTGGCGTATTCGTCGGTAGCGCAAGCCGGTTATATTCTTTCGGGGTTGCTGGCGGCGGATGTGGCAGGGATTAAAGGCATGCTGTTCTATGTTGTTTTATATATGTTTGCCAATGTAGGCGCTTTTGCCGTAGTGACGGCAGTCAGCAATGAAACCGGTTCGGACGAACGGAGCGCGTTTCAGGGACTGTCGCAGCGGTCGCCGCTCTTGGCTTTAGTGATGACGTTATCCTTAATGTCCATGGCAGGCTTGCCGCCCATGGCAGGCTTTGTGGGCAAGTTGTATCTCTTTATGGCCATTACGGAGCAAGGGTTCTTTTGGTTGGCCGTGCTGGGGTTTGTGATGTCGATGATCTCGGTGTATTACTACATGCTGGTGGTTAAGGCGATGTACAGTCCGGCGGCGGAACCGGCAGAGGCTGCGCCGCTGTATTTCAGCGGTACGCTGCGCTTGGCGGTGGTGCTTAGCTTGTTTGGTACGATTTTCTTGGGCGTATACCCAGGGCCTTTATCACAGCTGGCTGCTGCTGCTGCCAAAGTATTGTGGTGA
- the nuoH gene encoding NADH-quinone oxidoreductase subunit NuoH yields MQEVTGLYVIAAWLRQILAMFLPGPQWVDLCMSLVEIGAIFGVISLSAVVLVYAERKISAFMQRRSGPNRVGPKGLLQTTADMIKLMAKEDIMPTGADKWMWMLAPILLFLPAAMGYVVFPFDAQVVFADLNIGIFYFIAISSQSVLPFLMAGWASNNKYSLVGGMRTVAQMLSYEVPMVLSILGIVMLTGSMKMSSIVAAQQDIWFVVLQPIAFVVYVITATAEINRAPFDLVEGESELVAGPFTEYTGMRWALFFLAEYANLLAVSVIATTLFLGGWSGPWLPGWLWFLLKVAAMIFLFMWFRWTFPRLRIDQLLALGWKLLLPLALLNVIITGIGIYLSEFFI; encoded by the coding sequence ATGCAAGAAGTAACCGGTTTGTACGTAATCGCAGCGTGGCTGCGACAAATTTTAGCAATGTTTCTGCCTGGGCCGCAATGGGTGGATTTGTGCATGAGCTTAGTGGAAATCGGCGCTATTTTCGGCGTCATTTCCCTATCAGCGGTTGTGCTGGTGTATGCGGAGCGCAAGATCAGCGCCTTTATGCAGCGGCGTTCCGGTCCGAATCGAGTGGGTCCTAAAGGATTGCTGCAGACGACGGCGGATATGATTAAACTGATGGCGAAAGAAGATATTATGCCGACAGGCGCTGATAAATGGATGTGGATGTTGGCGCCGATACTGCTGTTTTTGCCGGCAGCCATGGGGTATGTAGTATTTCCCTTTGATGCTCAGGTTGTTTTTGCGGATCTGAATATTGGTATTTTTTACTTCATAGCGATTTCTTCTCAATCGGTACTGCCGTTTTTGATGGCAGGCTGGGCTTCCAATAATAAATATTCGCTCGTTGGCGGCATGCGCACCGTGGCGCAGATGCTGAGTTATGAGGTGCCGATGGTGCTGTCGATTCTGGGGATTGTCATGCTGACAGGCTCCATGAAAATGAGCTCCATTGTGGCGGCGCAGCAAGACATCTGGTTTGTGGTGCTGCAGCCGATTGCATTTGTAGTGTACGTCATCACGGCCACGGCGGAAATCAACCGTGCGCCCTTTGACTTGGTTGAAGGGGAATCTGAGCTTGTGGCAGGACCGTTTACGGAGTACACAGGCATGCGTTGGGCACTCTTTTTCTTGGCGGAGTATGCCAATTTGTTGGCGGTTTCCGTTATTGCGACTACGCTGTTTTTAGGCGGTTGGAGCGGTCCATGGCTTCCTGGCTGGCTTTGGTTTTTATTGAAAGTGGCGGCCATGATTTTTCTCTTCATGTGGTTTCGCTGGACGTTCCCACGGCTGCGCATCGATCAGTTGCTGGCTTTAGGGTGGAAGCTCTTGCTGCCACTGGCGTTGTTGAATGTCATTATTACGGGGATCGGCATTTATCTTTCCGAGTTTTTCATTTAG
- a CDS encoding NADH-quinone oxidoreductase subunit J has product MSEWAYTISFFVFASITVAAAFAAVSKTNLVHSALFLALCFIGVSGLYVLLQADFMAAVQILIYNGAIAIVFVLGTMLTRRSSYHGTNATDRDIPSRLVLAVSSLFVVITMAVIATTPWRYSSAPPVEDTPSLLGQLILTDYMVAMEVAAVLLLAAMIGSIVLAKGVEEE; this is encoded by the coding sequence ATGAGCGAATGGGCTTATACGATTTCCTTTTTTGTCTTTGCATCCATTACCGTTGCTGCGGCGTTTGCGGCAGTAAGCAAAACAAATCTGGTGCATAGTGCCCTGTTTTTGGCTTTGTGCTTTATCGGTGTTAGTGGCTTGTACGTGCTGCTGCAGGCGGACTTTATGGCAGCTGTGCAAATCTTGATTTATAACGGCGCTATTGCCATTGTGTTTGTGTTGGGAACCATGCTGACACGGCGCAGCAGTTATCATGGCACCAACGCAACAGACCGAGATATTCCTTCACGGCTGGTGTTGGCGGTCAGCTCTCTTTTTGTCGTGATTACGATGGCGGTTATTGCTACGACGCCCTGGCGTTATTCCAGCGCTCCGCCGGTGGAGGATACGCCTTCGCTTCTAGGACAGTTGATTCTTACAGACTATATGGTGGCTATGGAAGTGGCAGCCGTCCTTTTGCTGGCGGCGATGATCGGCTCTATTGTTCTGGCAAAAGGAGTGGAGGAAGAATGA
- the dapA gene encoding 4-hydroxy-tetrahydrodipicolinate synthase — translation MKKVVFKGAGVAVVTPYNETGIDYKALAQLIDFNIDNGTDAIIICGTTGESATMTDDEHKEAIEFTIKHVNKRVPVIAGTGSNDTVYAAQLSQHAEEAGADALLLVSPYYNKTSQKGLVEHFNYIADRVNIPIILYNVPSRTGVTIKPETYQALSKHPNIVATKEASGDFSAILKTRALCGDDLHMYSGNDDQIVPILAMGGMGVISVLSNIMPKETHEICKLFFEGRMKESSALQIRLADIIDALFVEVNPIPVKTALRLMGYPVGELRRPLTDMDPNTLAQLKKALAAHGLIKN, via the coding sequence TTGAAAAAGGTAGTATTTAAAGGCGCTGGGGTTGCGGTGGTTACGCCGTACAACGAAACTGGCATTGACTACAAAGCGCTGGCTCAGCTGATCGACTTCAATATTGATAATGGTACAGATGCCATCATTATTTGCGGTACGACCGGAGAATCGGCCACCATGACCGATGATGAGCACAAGGAAGCTATTGAGTTTACCATCAAACATGTCAACAAACGAGTGCCTGTTATAGCCGGCACTGGCTCCAATGATACGGTCTATGCGGCGCAGCTGTCGCAGCATGCGGAAGAAGCGGGCGCGGATGCGCTCTTGCTGGTATCACCATATTACAACAAAACTTCGCAAAAAGGCCTTGTGGAACACTTTAACTACATTGCTGATCGGGTGAACATCCCGATTATCTTGTACAATGTGCCTTCGCGGACTGGCGTGACGATCAAGCCGGAAACCTATCAGGCTCTTTCCAAGCATCCGAATATCGTGGCCACTAAGGAGGCCAGTGGCGATTTTTCCGCCATTTTGAAGACCCGGGCGTTGTGTGGTGACGACTTACACATGTACTCCGGTAACGATGATCAGATCGTACCGATTCTGGCGATGGGCGGCATGGGGGTTATTTCCGTGCTTTCCAATATCATGCCTAAAGAAACGCATGAAATCTGTAAGCTCTTTTTTGAAGGGCGTATGAAGGAAAGCAGCGCACTGCAAATTCGCTTAGCGGATATTATTGACGCGCTGTTTGTCGAAGTTAATCCCATTCCTGTCAAAACCGCTTTGCGGCTGATGGGCTATCCTGTAGGCGAATTGCGGCGTCCACTGACAGATATGGATCCGAATACCTTGGCGCAGCTTAAAAAAGCGTTGGCTGCTCACGGCTTAATCAAAAATTAA
- a CDS encoding NADH-quinone oxidoreductase subunit B family protein: MEMTKLQTQAERDQELLHKNIIVTSMDMVLKWARSNSLWPLSSGLACCAIEMMSAAAARFDLSRFGYEVFRASPRQADLLIVAGTLTWAMAGPLKRLYEQMPEPKYVIAMGSCANSGGPFVDSYSVVPGVDQILPVDIYIPGCPPRPEALIYGMLELKRKIMDGEIVRDKA, translated from the coding sequence ATGGAAATGACCAAATTGCAGACGCAGGCGGAGCGGGATCAGGAACTCTTGCATAAAAATATAATTGTCACCAGTATGGATATGGTTTTGAAATGGGCGCGCAGCAATTCGTTGTGGCCGCTGTCTTCGGGGCTTGCTTGCTGTGCTATCGAGATGATGTCGGCCGCTGCGGCGCGCTTTGACTTGTCTCGCTTTGGCTATGAGGTGTTTCGGGCATCACCGCGACAGGCGGACTTGCTCATTGTTGCCGGCACGTTGACTTGGGCTATGGCAGGGCCGTTGAAGCGCCTTTACGAACAGATGCCAGAGCCTAAATACGTTATTGCCATGGGCAGCTGCGCTAATTCCGGCGGTCCTTTTGTGGATTCGTATTCTGTAGTACCGGGAGTGGATCAGATTTTGCCTGTGGACATTTATATTCCCGGCTGCCCGCCCCGTCCGGAAGCGCTGATTTACGGCATGTTGGAGTTGAAGCGTAAAATTATGGATGGAGAAATTGTGAGGGACAAAGCATGA
- a CDS encoding NADH-quinone oxidoreductase subunit D — translation MVKTETYTLNMGPQHPSTHGVLQVVLELDGEEVVQAVPHMGYLHRGIEKLAESRTYAQFIPYTDRLDYVSSMCNNLGYCQTVEKLMGIEIPERAEYLRIIMVELNRIASHLICMGSLAIDLGASTGMMFGFRGRERILDLFDMACGARQTYSYIRFGGVSADIPDAFVPELRRFLADFPAMLEEYHGLLTGNEILYERLKNTAVISGERAIAMGLTGPALRASGVAYDLRKVEPYSIYDRFDFEVPLGEVGDSWDRYVVRMEEVKQSMRIVEQALEQLPEGPVMGQAPKVLKPPVGEIYHAVENPRGELGYYIVSDGSPKPYRIHVRRPSFINLQLLNETCQGLLIADVVAVLATLDSLMGEVDC, via the coding sequence ATGGTAAAAACAGAAACATACACGCTCAACATGGGACCGCAGCATCCCAGTACGCACGGAGTGCTGCAGGTGGTGTTGGAGCTGGACGGCGAAGAAGTGGTGCAGGCGGTGCCACATATGGGGTATTTGCATCGCGGCATTGAAAAATTGGCGGAAAGCCGTACCTATGCACAGTTTATTCCTTACACAGACCGTTTGGATTACGTTTCTTCTATGTGTAACAATCTGGGATACTGCCAGACTGTGGAAAAATTGATGGGTATTGAAATTCCGGAGCGCGCCGAGTACTTGCGCATTATTATGGTGGAGCTCAACCGGATTGCCAGCCATTTGATCTGCATGGGCTCTTTAGCGATTGACCTGGGGGCCTCGACTGGTATGATGTTTGGCTTCCGCGGGCGTGAACGTATTTTGGATTTGTTCGACATGGCTTGCGGGGCGCGTCAGACCTATAGTTATATTCGCTTTGGCGGTGTATCGGCAGACATTCCGGACGCTTTTGTGCCGGAACTGCGGCGTTTTCTGGCGGATTTTCCGGCTATGCTTGAAGAGTACCACGGCCTTTTGACAGGCAATGAGATTCTTTATGAACGCTTAAAAAATACGGCCGTCATTTCCGGTGAGCGAGCGATCGCTATGGGACTGACCGGACCGGCGCTGCGGGCGTCGGGGGTGGCGTATGATTTGCGAAAAGTAGAGCCGTATAGCATTTATGATCGCTTTGATTTTGAGGTTCCTTTAGGAGAAGTAGGGGACAGCTGGGACCGCTATGTAGTACGAATGGAAGAAGTAAAACAAAGCATGCGGATTGTGGAACAAGCGCTGGAGCAACTGCCGGAAGGGCCTGTGATGGGCCAAGCGCCAAAAGTGCTGAAACCGCCAGTGGGCGAAATTTATCATGCGGTGGAAAATCCCCGCGGCGAATTGGGCTACTACATTGTTAGCGATGGTTCTCCAAAGCCGTATCGTATTCATGTGCGCCGGCCTTCGTTCATTAATTTGCAGTTGTTGAACGAAACCTGCCAGGGATTGCTGATTGCCGATGTGGTTGCTGTGCTGGCTACGCTGGATTCGCTAATGGGAGAAGTGGACTGCTAG
- the ndhC gene encoding NADH-quinone oxidoreductase subunit A, with product MLQDFGNVGLLLAVALVFPLMALVTAFFIRPKNPGVEKSLPYECGVDTVGETWIQFRASYFLYALVFVAFDIETVFLYLWAIKFQQLGVFAFVEMFIFLSILLVGLGYAWRKGALEWK from the coding sequence ATGTTGCAGGATTTCGGGAATGTCGGTTTGCTATTAGCGGTTGCTTTGGTGTTTCCCTTGATGGCCTTGGTAACCGCATTTTTCATTCGCCCTAAAAATCCAGGGGTGGAGAAGTCTTTGCCGTATGAGTGTGGCGTTGATACGGTAGGGGAGACTTGGATTCAGTTTCGGGCCAGTTATTTCCTTTATGCACTTGTATTTGTTGCTTTTGATATTGAAACCGTATTCTTGTATCTCTGGGCTATCAAATTTCAACAACTAGGCGTGTTCGCCTTTGTAGAAATGTTTATTTTTCTGAGCATTTTGCTTGTCGGTTTAGGATATGCCTGGAGGAAAGGGGCTTTGGAATGGAAATGA
- a CDS encoding NADH-quinone oxidoreductase subunit I, which produces MLGKGLLQGMGITLRAFFAKKETLQYPEAKLVMPERFRGGELELDHKKCIACGLCAMACPNHVIKLTTKMDEQKKRHLETYVYQSGLCLYCNYCIEACPTKAIRWDKNYENSRYTKAELDVDCLALSRAKQPDEAVEPPVVPEHSAADGASNSQGRDD; this is translated from the coding sequence ATGCTTGGTAAAGGCTTGCTACAAGGGATGGGCATCACCTTGAGGGCGTTTTTCGCCAAAAAGGAAACGCTGCAATATCCCGAAGCTAAATTAGTGATGCCGGAACGCTTTCGGGGCGGCGAACTGGAATTAGACCATAAAAAATGCATTGCTTGTGGGCTGTGTGCGATGGCTTGCCCTAATCATGTAATTAAACTGACTACGAAGATGGATGAACAGAAGAAACGTCATTTAGAAACTTATGTTTATCAGTCCGGATTGTGTTTGTATTGCAATTACTGTATTGAAGCCTGCCCGACAAAAGCCATTCGCTGGGACAAGAACTACGAAAACTCCCGTTATACGAAGGCGGAATTAGATGTAGACTGCCTGGCTCTTTCAAGGGCTAAACAGCCCGATGAAGCAGTGGAACCGCCTGTAGTGCCGGAGCACTCGGCGGCAGATGGGGCTTCGAATAGTCAAGGGAGGGATGATTGA
- the nuoK gene encoding NADH-quinone oxidoreductase subunit NuoK, producing the protein MIGLTHFLVVAAMVFAIGLYGLLTKRTIIGLLMSIELMLNAVNINLIAFSRFITPDALTGQVFAIFTITVAAAEVAVGLAMVFRVYHDRNTVHAARLDEMRW; encoded by the coding sequence ATGATAGGCTTAACGCACTTTTTGGTGGTAGCGGCTATGGTGTTTGCCATTGGCCTATATGGACTGTTGACGAAACGGACCATTATCGGTCTCTTGATGAGCATTGAATTGATGCTCAACGCGGTAAATATCAATTTAATCGCTTTTTCTCGTTTTATTACGCCAGATGCCCTGACGGGGCAAGTGTTTGCTATTTTTACCATTACCGTTGCGGCTGCGGAAGTGGCGGTGGGTTTGGCCATGGTCTTCCGTGTGTATCATGACCGCAATACGGTGCATGCTGCCAGATTGGACGAGATGCGCTGGTAA
- a CDS encoding NADH-quinone oxidoreductase subunit C: protein MTTTELLTAIQACHSEYSEIIGEESQQALQVEAGRLVELMQWLRNHAEYQFIMLRNLTAVDYVEHLDVIYHVYSMALRQTIVVKTCCPAEGSEVPSVTAVWPAADFQEREVYDLMGIRFTGHPDLRRILMPEEYTEHPLRKSFKLGAGSAAVVQRGCN from the coding sequence ATGACGACGACAGAACTGCTGACAGCGATTCAAGCGTGTCATAGTGAGTATAGCGAAATCATTGGTGAAGAAAGCCAACAAGCATTGCAGGTGGAAGCCGGGCGGTTGGTGGAGTTAATGCAATGGCTGCGCAATCATGCGGAATATCAGTTTATCATGCTGCGCAACTTGACGGCAGTGGACTATGTAGAGCATCTGGACGTGATTTATCATGTATACTCCATGGCATTGAGGCAGACGATTGTGGTGAAGACTTGTTGTCCGGCAGAAGGCTCTGAAGTGCCTTCTGTGACGGCTGTATGGCCGGCTGCCGATTTTCAAGAGCGGGAAGTGTATGACTTAATGGGCATCCGTTTTACTGGTCATCCTGATTTGCGGCGTATTTTGATGCCGGAAGAATATACCGAGCATCCGCTGCGTAAATCGTTCAAGTTGGGCGCTGGTAGTGCCGCAGTGGTACAGAGAGGGTGTAACTGA